A single window of Pseudarthrobacter defluvii DNA harbors:
- a CDS encoding NAD(P)H-hydrate dehydratase → MSARGDASGATLVTPSLLREWPLPAPGSDKYSRGSVLVVGGARATPGAALLAGAAALRAGAGKLTLAVAESVSVQLGVAMPECGSIGLPETADGSVKAELDRIASYLDKADSVLVGPGLDDPDLAGELLEAMLRRETDAESGSTGSGSKGDADAKEAPAVVLDAYALGALVPLEDRLDPWRGRLILTPNPKEAEVLLGRDVNDLEKDLAEISARFGAVVSCQGLITQPPGLNPDEPELWKITTGYGGLGTSGSGDVLAGAIAGFRARGTTGAQAACWGTHLHAAAADRLASRLGPLGFLARELADELPALMLEFSV, encoded by the coding sequence GTGTCCGCCCGCGGTGATGCATCCGGCGCCACCCTGGTGACGCCGTCGCTCCTGCGGGAGTGGCCGCTGCCGGCGCCGGGCTCGGACAAGTATTCCCGGGGTTCTGTGCTGGTGGTTGGCGGAGCCCGGGCCACCCCCGGAGCGGCCCTCCTCGCCGGCGCCGCAGCCCTGCGCGCCGGCGCCGGAAAACTCACGCTGGCCGTGGCCGAGTCGGTATCCGTACAGCTCGGGGTGGCGATGCCCGAGTGCGGGTCCATTGGCCTTCCGGAGACTGCGGACGGCTCCGTCAAGGCCGAGCTGGACCGGATTGCCTCCTACCTGGACAAGGCTGACAGCGTCCTGGTGGGGCCTGGCCTGGATGATCCGGACCTTGCCGGCGAGCTGCTGGAAGCGATGCTCAGGCGCGAGACAGACGCCGAAAGCGGCTCCACTGGCAGCGGCTCCAAAGGTGACGCTGACGCCAAGGAAGCCCCCGCCGTCGTCCTCGACGCCTACGCCCTGGGCGCACTGGTACCGCTGGAGGACCGCCTGGACCCCTGGCGCGGCCGGCTGATCCTCACCCCCAACCCAAAGGAAGCCGAAGTTCTGCTGGGACGGGACGTGAATGACCTCGAAAAGGACCTGGCCGAGATTTCCGCCAGGTTCGGCGCCGTGGTCAGCTGCCAGGGGCTGATAACCCAGCCGCCGGGCCTGAATCCGGACGAGCCGGAGCTGTGGAAGATCACCACGGGGTACGGCGGGCTGGGCACGTCCGGAAGTGGCGATGTCCTCGCGGGAGCGATTGCCGGGTTCCGTGCCCGCGGAACCACCGGCGCCCAGGCAGCCTGCTGGGGAACCCACCTGCATGCCGCTGCGGCGGACCGCCTGGCCAGCAGGCTGGGGCCGCTCGGGTTCCTGGCCCGCGAGCTGGCCGACGAACTGCCCGCCCTGATGCTGGAATTCAGCGTCTGA
- a CDS encoding histidine phosphatase family protein has protein sequence MKDTSENRAAANDDGLTEAVQQAGAVELLLIRHGESEGNVAATEAREAGVEVIEVPARDADVDLSATGRDQAKALGTALGRIAAEFRPDAVVSSPYARARQTAEIAVETAGWPLQVRTDERLRDRELGILDRLTRLGVENRYPEESERRDWLGKLYYRPPGGESWADVALRLRSVLAELNNLGMGQRVMLVCHDAVIMLFRYVLEGLSEKELLDLAAREAILNASLTRFVRPSGVGPWTLESFNVADHLAEQGVTVTQHAGDTSVRPR, from the coding sequence TTGAAGGACACTTCAGAGAACAGGGCAGCAGCCAACGACGACGGCCTGACGGAGGCTGTCCAGCAAGCCGGGGCGGTGGAGCTGCTGCTGATCCGGCATGGTGAGAGCGAAGGCAACGTTGCGGCTACGGAGGCCCGCGAGGCTGGCGTGGAGGTCATCGAGGTTCCCGCCCGGGATGCGGACGTGGACCTGTCCGCAACCGGCAGGGACCAGGCCAAGGCGCTGGGAACGGCACTGGGACGGATCGCAGCGGAGTTCCGCCCGGACGCGGTGGTGTCCTCCCCGTATGCCCGGGCACGCCAGACGGCTGAGATTGCCGTGGAAACGGCAGGCTGGCCACTGCAGGTACGCACGGACGAACGCCTCCGGGACCGCGAACTGGGCATCCTGGACCGCCTCACCCGGCTGGGCGTGGAGAACCGCTACCCCGAGGAATCCGAACGCCGGGACTGGCTGGGCAAACTCTACTATCGGCCGCCGGGAGGGGAATCCTGGGCGGACGTGGCGCTGCGGCTGCGGTCCGTCCTGGCGGAGCTGAACAATCTTGGCATGGGCCAGCGGGTCATGCTGGTGTGCCACGATGCCGTGATCATGCTGTTCCGGTATGTCCTGGAAGGGCTCAGCGAAAAGGAACTGCTGGACTTGGCGGCCAGGGAGGCCATCCTCAACGCATCGCTGACCCGGTTCGTCCGGCCCTCCGGAGTGGGGCCCTGGACGCTGGAGAGCTTCAACGTGGCCGACCATCTGGCCGAGCAGGGCGTCACGGTCACCCAGCACGCGGGAGACACCAGTGTCCGCCCGCGGTGA
- a CDS encoding LCP family protein, which translates to MVLALVVAAGVAVFSLNRAGQQAQPAATQTQTPTETPTPTPTPSETAPPAPAPPPPPAPIPELPAAPMNILVIGSDIRGGTPARDAAAHTAATGEAQDQRADSLMVVHVPADRRNLYLISINRDNWVDIPGYGGAKINAALQYGGIDMQTATVQQLLGITIDHTLMLDFGGFKILVDGLGGIDVNVPIPFQSSIETQHVFAAGMNHLDGQAALEFSRERYAFPDGDFQRVRDQQIMLRAILARLTSGGALNDVNAVRSLVDFASCCLTVDKGFDPVQAAILAYSLRNLDVNAIGSMTLPTAGSGFVAGQSVLFPDYGGIAAVGAALREGRIGDFAKP; encoded by the coding sequence GTGGTGCTGGCACTCGTGGTGGCCGCCGGCGTCGCGGTCTTCAGCCTGAACCGCGCCGGCCAGCAAGCGCAGCCGGCAGCCACCCAGACCCAGACCCCTACCGAAACGCCTACGCCTACCCCAACTCCTTCTGAAACGGCCCCGCCTGCGCCTGCTCCCCCACCCCCGCCTGCCCCGATCCCGGAACTGCCTGCAGCCCCGATGAACATCCTGGTGATCGGCAGCGACATCCGCGGGGGCACTCCGGCACGGGACGCGGCCGCGCACACGGCAGCCACCGGCGAAGCCCAGGACCAGCGGGCAGATTCCCTGATGGTGGTCCACGTCCCGGCCGACCGTCGGAACCTGTATCTCATCTCGATCAACCGCGACAACTGGGTGGATATCCCCGGCTACGGCGGCGCCAAGATTAACGCCGCGCTGCAGTATGGCGGCATCGACATGCAGACAGCCACAGTCCAGCAACTGCTGGGAATCACCATCGACCACACCCTGATGCTGGACTTCGGCGGGTTCAAGATCCTGGTGGACGGCCTGGGCGGGATCGACGTCAACGTGCCCATCCCGTTCCAGTCCAGCATTGAGACCCAGCACGTCTTCGCCGCCGGCATGAACCACCTGGATGGCCAGGCGGCGCTGGAGTTTTCCCGCGAGCGCTACGCTTTCCCGGACGGCGACTTCCAGCGGGTCCGCGACCAGCAGATCATGCTCCGCGCCATCCTGGCCCGCCTCACCTCAGGCGGCGCCCTGAACGACGTGAACGCCGTGCGGTCCCTGGTTGATTTCGCCTCCTGCTGCCTCACCGTGGACAAGGGCTTTGACCCCGTCCAGGCCGCCATCCTCGCGTACAGCCTGCGGAACCTGGACGTAAACGCGATCGGCAGCATGACCCTGCCGACCGCGGGCTCCGGCTTCGTGGCCGGGCAGTCCGTGCTGTTTCCCGACTACGGCGGCATCGCGGCCGTCGGTGCCGCGCTCCGGGAGGGCCGGATCGGCGACTTCGCGAAGCCATAG
- a CDS encoding arsenate reductase/protein-tyrosine-phosphatase family protein, protein MDTSAPVRILTVCTGNICRSPVAERLLQAGLDQVVPGGFHVSSAGTRALVGEPMQPISADIVRTFGGDPDGFAARQLTPRILRGVDLVLTMTSGHRGEVLQLDASLLKRTFTIRELARMLDVLDRRAADAPGQPAAVAPSAGGGTNAPDDDSRLAANAGLWRGLPARAAGVRHLSLPADPTDNDIVDPYRRAPEVYREMEDQLAPAIVSILRHARLNAPLSPDAAQL, encoded by the coding sequence TTGGACACTTCCGCACCAGTACGAATCCTGACCGTCTGCACCGGCAACATCTGCCGGTCACCGGTGGCCGAACGGCTGCTGCAGGCAGGACTCGACCAGGTGGTCCCCGGCGGTTTCCACGTCTCCAGCGCCGGCACGCGCGCCCTGGTGGGCGAGCCCATGCAACCCATCTCGGCGGACATCGTGCGGACGTTCGGCGGCGACCCCGACGGGTTCGCGGCCCGGCAGCTCACCCCCAGGATCCTGCGCGGCGTGGACCTGGTGCTCACCATGACGTCCGGGCACCGCGGCGAGGTCCTGCAGCTTGATGCCTCCCTGCTCAAGCGGACTTTCACCATCCGCGAGCTTGCCCGCATGCTCGACGTCCTGGACCGGAGGGCGGCTGACGCTCCTGGCCAGCCCGCCGCCGTCGCACCTTCTGCGGGTGGCGGCACCAACGCGCCCGACGACGATTCCCGGCTCGCTGCCAACGCCGGCTTGTGGCGCGGGCTGCCTGCCCGGGCCGCCGGCGTGCGGCACCTTTCCCTTCCCGCCGACCCCACGGACAACGACATCGTGGACCCGTACCGCCGTGCACCCGAGGTCTACAGGGAGATGGAGGACCAGCTGGCGCCGGCCATTGTCTCCATCCTGCGGCATGCCCGCCTGAATGCGCCGCTGAGCCCGGACGCCGCCCAGCTGTAA
- a CDS encoding DUF305 domain-containing protein, with product MKTSIKTLSITAVLAASLGLAGCAANAGSGNSMPMDHGSSGPMSSTMPSASMMPSASADHNQADIMFSQMMIPHHAQAVEMSGIILGKQDMPAEVTALATKIKAAQAPEIEQMTGWLKGWNMPTMMSDHTGHSMTGMVDDDGIDKLKSATGTDAARLFLEQMIGHHEGAIDMAQQEISAGKFPDAVKLSHDIVDAQQAEITQMKQLLATL from the coding sequence ATGAAGACCTCCATCAAGACCCTGTCCATTACTGCCGTCCTGGCTGCCTCACTCGGCCTCGCAGGCTGCGCCGCAAATGCAGGTTCCGGCAACAGCATGCCCATGGACCACGGCAGCTCCGGCCCCATGTCCAGCACGATGCCCAGCGCCAGCATGATGCCCAGCGCCAGCGCCGACCACAACCAGGCGGACATCATGTTTTCCCAGATGATGATCCCGCACCACGCGCAGGCAGTGGAGATGAGCGGCATCATCCTGGGCAAGCAGGACATGCCCGCGGAAGTGACGGCACTCGCCACCAAGATCAAGGCGGCCCAGGCACCCGAGATCGAGCAGATGACCGGCTGGCTCAAGGGCTGGAACATGCCCACCATGATGAGCGACCACACCGGTCACAGCATGACGGGCATGGTGGACGACGACGGGATCGACAAGCTCAAGTCCGCCACCGGGACCGATGCTGCGCGGCTGTTCCTGGAGCAGATGATCGGCCATCATGAGGGCGCCATCGACATGGCACAGCAGGAGATCAGCGCCGGTAAATTCCCGGACGCCGTAAAACTGTCCCATGACATCGTGGACGCGCAGCAGGCGGAGATCACGCAGATGAAGCAGCTGCTGGCCACGCTCTAG
- a CDS encoding heavy metal translocating P-type ATPase, with product MDPHDTQDRHNMHHPGGQHDHHQPPSGTLTEPPAHGAGHPGHGGHGQHDDDHTVHTHGQHAGHSTAMFKNKFWLTLALAVPVVYFSPMMAHLLGYMPPEFPGSAWIPPVLGTVIFLYGGQPFLKGGLQELKDRTPGMMLLIAMAISVAFAASWVTSLGIGGFDLDFWWELALLVAIMLLGHWIEMRALGSAQGALDALAALLPDEAERITDSGTETVPVSELNPGDLVLVRPGARMPADGNVVDGQAEFDESMITGESKTVARGAGDPVVAGTVATDSSVRVRVTAVGDQTALAGIQRLVEEAQASSSRAQALADRAAAFLFCFAAGAGVLTFIAWTLLGSVPDAVTRTVTVLVIACPHALGLAIPLVIAISTEQAARAGVLIKNRMALERMRTIDVVLFDKTGTLTTGEPELKDIAVAEGAGADAVLALAAAVESDSEHPVARAIVRAAKARNLALPPATGFTSLTGRGVRANVDGRTVHVGGPALLRELGVVEPAALAASTRAWMDRGAAVLHVVDDGNVLGAVSMEDAVRPESRQAVSALQRRGVKVAMVTGDAHQVAKAVAADLDIDEVFAEVLPADKDKKVAELQGRGLKVAMVGDGVNDSPALARAEVGIAIGAGTDVAVESAGVVLAGNDPRAVLSMVDLSRASYRKMWQNLVWATGYNVLSVPLAAGVLAFAGVVLSPAAGAVLMSASTIVVALNAQLLRRLKLNPSEVR from the coding sequence ATGGACCCGCACGACACGCAGGACCGCCACAACATGCACCACCCGGGCGGCCAACACGACCACCACCAGCCGCCCAGCGGGACGCTGACTGAGCCTCCGGCCCACGGCGCGGGCCATCCAGGGCACGGTGGACACGGGCAGCATGACGACGACCACACCGTCCACACCCACGGCCAGCACGCGGGGCACAGCACGGCCATGTTCAAGAACAAGTTCTGGCTCACCCTGGCCCTTGCCGTCCCTGTGGTCTACTTCAGCCCCATGATGGCCCACCTCCTGGGCTACATGCCGCCCGAGTTCCCCGGCTCCGCCTGGATTCCACCGGTCCTGGGCACCGTGATTTTCCTCTACGGCGGCCAGCCGTTCCTCAAGGGCGGCCTGCAGGAACTCAAGGACCGCACGCCGGGAATGATGCTGCTGATCGCCATGGCCATCAGCGTGGCCTTCGCCGCGTCCTGGGTCACCAGCCTGGGGATCGGCGGATTCGACCTCGACTTCTGGTGGGAGCTGGCACTGCTGGTGGCCATCATGCTCCTGGGGCACTGGATTGAAATGCGCGCCCTCGGGTCCGCGCAAGGCGCCCTTGACGCCCTCGCCGCGCTGCTGCCGGACGAGGCCGAACGCATCACCGACAGCGGGACCGAGACAGTTCCCGTGTCCGAACTGAACCCCGGCGACCTGGTCCTGGTCCGTCCCGGGGCCCGCATGCCCGCCGACGGCAACGTGGTGGACGGGCAGGCCGAGTTCGACGAATCCATGATTACCGGTGAGTCCAAAACCGTGGCGCGCGGAGCCGGCGACCCCGTCGTGGCCGGAACCGTGGCCACGGACAGCAGCGTCCGGGTCCGGGTCACGGCTGTGGGCGACCAGACCGCCCTGGCCGGCATCCAGCGCCTGGTGGAGGAAGCACAGGCCTCGTCATCGCGCGCACAGGCACTGGCCGACCGCGCCGCCGCCTTCCTCTTCTGCTTTGCCGCGGGCGCCGGAGTCCTGACGTTCATCGCCTGGACGCTGCTGGGAAGCGTCCCCGACGCCGTCACCCGTACGGTCACCGTCCTGGTCATTGCCTGCCCGCACGCCCTTGGCCTGGCCATCCCGCTGGTGATCGCCATTTCCACCGAGCAGGCAGCGCGCGCCGGAGTCCTGATCAAGAACCGGATGGCGCTGGAACGCATGCGCACCATCGACGTTGTCCTGTTCGACAAGACCGGCACCCTGACCACCGGTGAGCCCGAACTGAAGGACATCGCCGTGGCTGAAGGAGCAGGTGCCGATGCGGTACTGGCCCTAGCCGCCGCCGTGGAGTCCGACAGCGAGCACCCGGTGGCGCGGGCCATCGTGCGGGCAGCCAAGGCGCGGAACCTCGCGCTGCCCCCGGCCACCGGCTTCACCTCGCTGACGGGACGCGGCGTCCGGGCCAACGTGGACGGCCGTACGGTGCACGTGGGCGGGCCGGCCCTCCTGCGCGAGCTCGGCGTCGTCGAACCCGCCGCTCTGGCGGCCAGCACGCGGGCATGGATGGACCGCGGAGCCGCCGTGCTGCACGTGGTCGACGACGGCAACGTCCTGGGTGCCGTGAGCATGGAGGACGCGGTGCGGCCGGAGTCGCGGCAGGCCGTGTCAGCCCTGCAGCGGCGCGGCGTCAAGGTGGCCATGGTCACCGGCGATGCGCACCAGGTGGCGAAGGCAGTGGCCGCGGACTTGGACATCGACGAGGTGTTCGCCGAGGTCCTGCCCGCGGACAAGGACAAGAAAGTGGCCGAGCTGCAGGGCCGCGGACTGAAGGTTGCCATGGTGGGCGACGGCGTCAACGACTCCCCTGCGCTGGCCCGCGCCGAGGTGGGGATTGCCATCGGCGCCGGAACCGACGTGGCAGTGGAGTCCGCCGGCGTGGTCCTGGCCGGGAATGATCCGCGTGCCGTACTGTCCATGGTTGACCTGTCCCGGGCAAGCTACCGGAAGATGTGGCAGAACCTCGTATGGGCCACCGGCTACAACGTCCTGTCCGTGCCCTTGGCCGCCGGTGTCCTGGCGTTCGCCGGCGTGGTGCTCTCCCCCGCGGCGGGGGCGGTGCTGATGTCCGCCTCCACGATTGTGGTGGCACTGAACGCCCAGCTCCTCCGGCGCCTGAAACTGAACCCTTCCGAGGTACGTTGA
- a CDS encoding cation transporter, protein MNSGNRPQLPLASSGCSCCAPADAAKPAGILPATALQELPSAVVPADASAPTQRDFGVEGMTCGHCVQSVETAVSALPGVTSASVDLVPSGRSRLAVTGSASDADVRQAVAAAGYAVA, encoded by the coding sequence ATGAACAGCGGGAACCGTCCCCAGCTCCCCCTCGCATCGTCCGGCTGCAGCTGCTGCGCCCCTGCCGACGCTGCAAAGCCCGCCGGCATCCTCCCTGCAACTGCCCTGCAGGAGCTGCCCTCCGCCGTCGTCCCTGCGGACGCCTCTGCCCCCACCCAGCGCGACTTCGGGGTGGAGGGCATGACCTGCGGTCATTGCGTCCAGTCTGTCGAGACGGCCGTGTCAGCCCTTCCGGGCGTCACCTCGGCCTCCGTCGACCTGGTGCCAAGCGGCCGCTCCAGGCTTGCCGTGACCGGTTCGGCGTCTGACGCCGACGTCCGCCAGGCTGTGGCTGCGGCCGGCTACGCCGTGGCCTGA
- a CDS encoding PAS and ANTAR domain-containing protein, with amino-acid sequence MTERSDVYTYSSALGDCESDDAGIFRLDMEPAGPTFQWSDGMFRLHGYQRGEVVPTLELVFAHKHPDDRERCEEIVAQVSSTGGFFCMYHRIVDAKGKTRRVLTSGEAVLGDNGSVVALEGVMVDFSKTLQRETEQTARDAVAGATATRTVIDQARGILMGQLKLGSDEAFQMLVTTSSHRNVKLVAVAAELVQLANSPEARIYLDRAVRAIQVHGTADHAGGRRAG; translated from the coding sequence GTGACGGAGCGCAGCGACGTGTACACGTATTCCAGTGCTCTAGGGGACTGTGAAAGCGACGACGCCGGCATCTTCAGGCTGGACATGGAACCGGCAGGCCCAACCTTTCAATGGTCGGACGGGATGTTCCGGCTGCACGGCTACCAGCGGGGCGAGGTTGTTCCCACGCTGGAATTGGTCTTCGCGCACAAGCATCCCGACGACCGGGAGCGGTGCGAAGAAATCGTGGCCCAGGTTTCCAGCACCGGCGGTTTCTTCTGCATGTACCACCGCATCGTCGACGCCAAGGGAAAGACGCGGCGCGTGCTGACCTCCGGCGAGGCGGTCCTTGGCGACAATGGATCAGTTGTGGCGCTGGAAGGCGTGATGGTGGACTTCAGCAAAACCCTGCAGCGCGAAACCGAACAGACGGCGCGTGATGCCGTGGCGGGCGCGACGGCAACCCGCACGGTAATCGACCAGGCCCGGGGCATCCTCATGGGCCAGCTGAAACTTGGCTCCGATGAGGCCTTTCAAATGCTCGTGACCACCAGCAGCCACCGCAACGTCAAACTGGTGGCGGTGGCCGCGGAACTGGTACAGCTGGCCAATTCCCCGGAGGCCCGGATCTACCTGGACCGGGCCGTGCGTGCCATCCAGGTGCATGGCACGGCAGACCACGCCGGAGGCCGCCGCGCGGGCTGA
- the nhaA gene encoding Na+/H+ antiporter NhaA, translating to MNSTPPTPRRNRVFGSIVFSRGSYAEALRIGEILRKETVGGALLVTAAVIALIWANSPGSDSYFALRDFKVGYEPWHLELSLGAWAADGLLAIFFFLVGLELKREFVAGDLRQISKSVVPVAAAVGGVAVPAVIYAVVNLASPETLRGWAIPTATDIAFAVAVLAIIGSHLPSALRIFLLTLAVVDDLIAITIIAVFYSSDIQVGPLLLALVPLAVYAFLAQKFRRFFGLHAAAAWLVLLPLGAVTWALVHASGIHATVAGVLLGFAIPVIRSQASGGPDAGPGLAEIFEHRFRPISAGVAVPVFAFFSAGVAVGGWAGLGSALADPVALGIILGLVLGKPIGILATTWILTKATRATLDSSFKWIDVFGVALLAGIGFTVSLLVAELSFGNGSLHDDHAKVGILAASLIAALLATAVLRTRNRQYRLAEELERVDSDHDGVPDVYQDRA from the coding sequence ATGAACTCCACACCGCCCACCCCACGCCGGAACAGGGTTTTTGGTTCCATCGTCTTTTCGCGCGGCAGTTACGCCGAGGCACTGCGGATCGGGGAGATCCTCCGCAAGGAGACCGTGGGCGGCGCCCTCCTGGTCACCGCCGCCGTCATCGCGCTGATCTGGGCCAACTCCCCGGGATCGGACAGCTACTTCGCCCTTCGGGACTTCAAGGTCGGTTACGAGCCGTGGCATCTTGAACTGAGCCTTGGGGCTTGGGCGGCGGACGGGCTGCTGGCCATCTTCTTCTTCCTGGTGGGCCTGGAGCTCAAACGCGAATTCGTGGCCGGCGACCTCCGCCAGATCAGCAAGTCGGTAGTGCCGGTGGCGGCCGCCGTGGGGGGCGTGGCCGTCCCGGCGGTGATCTACGCCGTCGTCAACCTCGCCAGCCCGGAGACACTCCGCGGCTGGGCCATCCCCACCGCAACCGATATTGCGTTTGCCGTTGCCGTCCTGGCGATTATCGGCTCCCACCTGCCCAGCGCCCTGCGGATCTTCCTGCTCACCCTCGCCGTGGTGGATGACCTCATCGCCATCACCATCATCGCAGTCTTCTACTCCAGCGACATCCAGGTGGGGCCCCTGCTCCTGGCGCTGGTTCCCCTGGCCGTCTACGCCTTCCTGGCGCAGAAGTTCCGCCGGTTCTTTGGCCTCCATGCCGCCGCCGCGTGGCTGGTCCTGCTGCCGCTCGGGGCCGTGACGTGGGCGTTGGTGCACGCCTCCGGCATCCACGCCACCGTGGCCGGGGTGCTGCTGGGCTTCGCGATTCCGGTGATCCGGTCGCAGGCCTCCGGCGGGCCCGACGCCGGCCCCGGGCTGGCCGAGATCTTCGAACACCGGTTCCGTCCGATTTCCGCCGGCGTGGCAGTGCCTGTCTTCGCGTTCTTCTCCGCCGGCGTAGCCGTGGGCGGCTGGGCGGGGCTGGGCTCGGCCCTGGCGGATCCGGTGGCGCTGGGCATCATCCTGGGCTTGGTCCTGGGCAAGCCGATCGGCATCCTGGCCACAACGTGGATCCTCACCAAAGCCACCAGGGCCACCCTGGACAGCTCCTTCAAATGGATCGACGTGTTTGGCGTTGCCCTGCTGGCGGGGATCGGCTTCACCGTTTCCCTGCTCGTTGCGGAGCTCAGCTTCGGCAACGGCAGCCTGCATGACGACCACGCGAAGGTGGGCATCCTGGCCGCGTCACTGATCGCCGCGCTGCTGGCAACGGCCGTGCTGCGGACCCGCAACCGGCAGTACCGGCTCGCCGAAGAGCTGGAGCGGGTGGATTCGGACCACGACGGCGTCCCGGACGTCTACCAGGACCGCGCCTAA